A window from uncultured Desulfobacter sp. encodes these proteins:
- a CDS encoding transposase yields MHRKNIRRLITKQLKKSFPNWKTMTRASKKELTEQIMMEIVEQYDYSQSLDIPIEDLIGIEAQSPTAGIRSLPEMASYIENFHSDNLFNFDTLKKPYPEIVDQELQFIDQLIDDQLINSLIAPDGYSAAHRDIQPYQLFRMELLKIIKYPEISYRKFCSDEYFGKERKQNRRFIRLSLKAKKQVDHTELCHFRSDLKFNQLMNVLVYFLHHFYKSGCLENTVIHGVDSSELPSEVNYPLCAIEINGKKVRIYSDLDCDCGKRRNKRDKSHYVIGYRMHTLTAINPTNGHSFPLVSLVGAANHHDSLFLKPLIKLAQALGIDIKLITADQAYHDSDGSVLNETGVYVVAPASEQAKLPENVLQSPVRVTCNDSCEIPMDYLGTTLDGHEFRCGATPGECMFASSCPKSRIIGFDNGHFQPMPTFHNGSQSAIEIRKNCERPFNLMKKREGLEQTRVRSQHGVVVRSVLTTIVTLLIEMAGTRHKPQKKDNKQKELFASTG; encoded by the coding sequence ATGCATAGAAAAAATATCAGGCGGCTCATCACAAAGCAATTAAAAAAGAGTTTTCCGAACTGGAAAACGATGACAAGGGCGTCCAAAAAAGAACTGACAGAACAAATCATGATGGAGATTGTGGAGCAATACGATTATTCTCAATCTCTGGACATCCCCATCGAGGACCTCATAGGTATTGAAGCTCAATCCCCTACAGCAGGCATTCGTAGTCTTCCTGAAATGGCATCTTACATTGAGAATTTTCATTCCGATAACCTGTTTAATTTTGACACCCTGAAAAAGCCATACCCTGAAATTGTAGATCAGGAATTGCAGTTTATTGACCAACTCATAGATGACCAGCTTATCAATAGCTTGATCGCGCCCGATGGTTACTCCGCTGCACACAGGGATATTCAGCCCTACCAATTATTTCGGATGGAGCTGTTAAAAATTATCAAATATCCTGAAATCAGTTACAGGAAATTTTGCAGCGATGAATATTTTGGCAAAGAGCGAAAGCAAAACAGGCGTTTTATTCGGTTGTCGTTAAAGGCTAAAAAACAGGTAGATCATACTGAATTATGTCATTTCCGGAGCGACCTGAAATTTAATCAATTGATGAACGTCCTGGTATATTTCCTCCACCATTTTTATAAATCGGGTTGTCTTGAGAATACCGTTATTCATGGTGTTGATTCCAGTGAACTGCCGTCCGAAGTCAATTATCCCCTTTGCGCCATTGAAATCAACGGCAAAAAAGTACGAATTTATTCCGATCTGGACTGTGATTGTGGGAAACGCCGGAACAAAAGGGATAAGTCGCATTATGTCATTGGATACCGGATGCATACACTAACCGCTATTAATCCCACAAACGGCCATAGCTTTCCATTGGTATCCCTTGTGGGGGCAGCGAATCATCACGACAGCCTGTTTCTGAAACCATTGATCAAGCTTGCTCAAGCATTAGGCATTGATATTAAATTGATAACCGCAGACCAGGCTTACCACGATAGTGATGGTTCGGTTCTCAATGAAACAGGTGTCTATGTCGTGGCCCCTGCATCGGAGCAAGCGAAATTGCCCGAGAATGTATTGCAATCTCCGGTGAGAGTTACCTGCAATGATTCTTGTGAAATTCCAATGGATTATCTGGGTACAACACTGGATGGCCATGAATTTAGGTGTGGAGCAACGCCCGGCGAATGTATGTTTGCATCAAGTTGCCCTAAATCGAGAATAATTGGTTTTGATAACGGTCATTTCCAGCCAATGCCAACTTTTCATAACGGGTCGCAATCAGCAATCGAAATTCGAAAGAACTGCGAACGGCCTTTCAATTTGATGAAAAAAAGAGAAGGCCTTGAACAGACGAG